The following proteins come from a genomic window of Astatotilapia calliptera chromosome 11, fAstCal1.2, whole genome shotgun sequence:
- the LOC113031681 gene encoding protein tyrosine phosphatase type IVA 3 translates to MNRPAPVELCHKNMRFLITHNPTDGTLSSFIEDLKRYGATTVVRVCDVTYDKTRLEKDGITVVDWPFDDGAPPPSKLVDDWLNLLKKTFQEDPGSCVAVHCVAGLGRAPVLVALALIESGMKYEDAIQLIRQKRRGAINSKQLTYLEKYRSKHRLRFKDSHKHKNKCCIV, encoded by the exons ATGAATCGCCCAGCTCCAGTCGAACTGTGCCACAAGAACATGAGATTTCTTATTACACACAACCCAACAGATGGCACACTCAGCTCCTTCATAGAG GACTTGAAGCGATATGGTGCCACAACAGTGGTCCGAGTTTGTGATGTCACTTATGACAAAACACGGCTTGAGAAAGATGGCATTACAGTGGTG GACTGGCCATTTGATGATGGAGCCCCGCCACCCAGTAAGCTGGTCGATGATTGGTTGAATCTGCTAAAGAAGACATTTCAGGAGGATCCAGGAAGCTGTGTGGCTGTTCACTGTGTGGCTGGATTAGGGAG GGCTCCTGTGCTTGTTGCTTTGGCTCTGATAGAAAGTGGGATGAAATATGAGGATGCTATTCAACTCATCAGACA gaaGCGTCGTGGAGCCATCAACAGCAAACAGCTAACCTACCTGGAGAAATATCGATCTAAGCATAGGCTCCGTTTCAAAGACTCCCACAAACACAAGAACAAATGCTGCATCGTATGA